In Rutidosis leptorrhynchoides isolate AG116_Rl617_1_P2 chromosome 2, CSIRO_AGI_Rlap_v1, whole genome shotgun sequence, one genomic interval encodes:
- the LOC139890376 gene encoding uncharacterized protein, translated as MSSSSSSSHDDYTNYTLNLLDQVDESLDDGVNSRRYVRRAHYDAHNRLMDDYFDEGCKYTEDQLKRRFRMCRSVFLRVMNDILNYDVNPLPTHFIWFHRRQDSRGMWSISPHLKITAALRQLAYGYTPDALDEYLQMSERVGRESLLNFTMCIIDLYNTDYLREPSLHDIQRLYEAHERIHGFPGMLGSIDCMHWAWAKCPVAWRGQFMRGDHSHPTIMLEAVASYDNWIWHAYFGVAGLNYDLNVLNTSV; from the coding sequence ATGTCTTCATCTTCGAGTAGTTCGCACGACGATTACACAAATTATACGCTCAATTTACTTGATCAAGTTGATGAATCTTTGGACGATGGTGTTAATTCTCGTCGTTACGTTCGTCGTGCTCATTATGATGCTCATAATCGTTTGATGGATGATTATTTTGATGAGGGCTGCAAATATACGGAAGATCAATTGAAACGTCGTTTTCGGATGTGTCGCAGTGTTTTTCTTCGAGTGATGAACGATATACTCAACTATGATGTCAATCCATTGCCTACCCATTTTATATGGTTTCATCGAAGGCAAGATTCTCGCGGTATGTGGAGTATTAGTCCACATTTAAAAATCACCGCCGCACTCCGTCAGCTAGCATACGGCTATACACCGGATGCTTTAGACGAGTATTTGCAAATGAGTGAACGAGTTGGGCGTGAATCTTTGCTAAACTTTACTATGTGCATTATTGACTTGTATAATACTGACTACTTAAGAGAGCCGTCTTTGCATGACATTCAGCGTTTATATGAAGCCCATGAAAGGATTCATGGCTTCCCGGGCATGTTGGGTAGcatcgattgtatgcattgggcatgGGCAAAATGTCCAGTTGCGTGGAGAGGCCAATTTATGCGAGGCGATCACAGTCACCCAACTATTATGCTTGAAGCCGTCGCGTCGTATGATAATTGGATTTGGCATGCGTATTTTGGTGTGGCGGGTTTAAACTATGACTTAAATGTTTTAAACACTAGtgtgtaa